A window from Malania oleifera isolate guangnan ecotype guangnan chromosome 7, ASM2987363v1, whole genome shotgun sequence encodes these proteins:
- the LOC131159315 gene encoding phenylalanine--tRNA ligase, chloroplastic/mitochondrial isoform X2 has product MLIRTARAGAHPRHCRSRGVAMAAALAQCIFFSKPSVFLRTNNSRGFTFSVRFSSSSPCSSTLSADKLHRQKWRQPAVSVLDIGGVKISKEDLVRDDPTNNVPDAIFSKLGMQLHMRDRHPIGILKNAIYDYFDKNYSNKFDKFDDLCPIVSVKENFDGVLVPADHVSRSYNDTYYVDSGTVLRCHTSAHQAELLRKGHSHFLVTGDVYRRDSIDSTHYPVFHQMEGVCVFTPHDWEASGMEPTSYAAGDLKKCLEGLARHLFGAVEMRWIDTYFPFTNPSFELEIYFQEKWLEVLGCGVTEQEILKRSGKMNNVAWAFGLGLERLAMVLFEIPDIRLFWSTDERFSSQFSKGQLGIKFKPFSKYPPCYKDMSFWINKSFTENNLCEIVRGVAGDLVEEVTLIDDFTNEKGMTSHCYRIAYRSMERSLTDEEINEFQWNVRERVQNKLNVVLR; this is encoded by the exons ATGCTTATCCGAACGGCCCGTGCAGGAGCTCACCCTCGCCATTGCCGCTCCAGGGGTGTGGCAATGGCTGCAGCACTTGCTCAATGCATTTTCTTCTCTAAGCCCTCAGTCTTCCTTCGGACCAATAACTCGAGAGGCTTCACTTTCTCTGTACgtttctcttcctcttctcccTGCTCTTCTACTCTCTCTGCAGATAAGCTTCACCGCCAGAAATGGAGACAACCGGCGGTTTCGGTACTGGATATTGGCGGAGTCAAGATTTCTAAAGAAG ATTTGGTGAGGGATGACCCAACAAACAATGTACCAGATGCTATTTTttcaaaactagggatgcaacttCACATGAGGGATCGACATCCAATCGGGATTTTGAAGAATGCGATATATGACTATTTTGATAAAAATTACTCCAACAAATTTGATAAGTTCGATGATCTCTGCCCAATTGTATCTGTAAAAGAG AACTTTGATGGTGTCCTGGTACCTGCTGATCATGTGAGCAGGAGTTATAACGACACATATTATGTGGACTCTGGAACTGTCTTAAGGTGCCATACAAGTGCACATCAAGCTGAACTGTTAAGGAAGGGGCACTCCCATTTCCTTGTAACTGGAGATGTTTATCGTAGAGATTCTATTGATTCAACTCATTACCCAGTGTTCCATCAG ATGGAAGGGGTTTGTGTTTTTACACCACATGATTGGGAGGCATCTGGCATGGAACCTACATCTTATGCAGCAGGAGATTTAAAGAAATGCCTAGAGGGTTTGGCGCGGCATTTATTTG GTGCTGTGGAAATGCGCTGGATTGACACCTATTTTCCATTCACTAATCCATCATTCGAACTTGAGATATATTTCCAG GAAAAGTGGTTGGAGGTTTTGGGTTGTGGGGTGACAGAGCAGGAAATATTGAAGAGAAGTGGTAAAATGAATAATGTTGCTTGGGCTTTTGGGCTTGGATTGGAGCGGCTAGCAATGGTTTTATTTGAGATACCTGATATCCGTCTTTTCTGGTCAACTGATGAGCGGTTTTCCTCCCAA TTTTCCAAAGGTCAGCTTGGCATCAAGTTCAAACCATTTTCAAAG TATCCTCCTTGTTACAAAGACATGAGCTTCTGGATAAACAAATCATTCACCGAGAACAATCTATGTGAAATTGTGAGAGGAGTTGCAGGGGATCTTGTGGAGGAG GTGACACTGATCGACGATTTCACAAACGAGAAAGGAATGACCAGTCATTGTTACAGGATAGCATATCGGTCCATGGAACGTTCACTAACAGATGAGGAAATAAATGAGTTCCAG TGGAATGTAAGAGAACGGGTGCAAAATAAGCTGAATGTCGTCCTACGATAA
- the LOC131159315 gene encoding phenylalanine--tRNA ligase, chloroplastic/mitochondrial isoform X1: MLIRTARAGAHPRHCRSRGVAMAAALAQCIFFSKPSVFLRTNNSRGFTFSVRFSSSSPCSSTLSADKLHRQKWRQPAVSVLDIGGVKISKEDLVRDDPTNNVPDAIFSKLGMQLHMRDRHPIGILKNAIYDYFDKNYSNKFDKFDDLCPIVSVKENFDGVLVPADHVSRSYNDTYYVDSGTVLRCHTSAHQAELLRKGHSHFLVTGDVYRRDSIDSTHYPVFHQMEGVCVFTPHDWEASGMEPTSYAAGDLKKCLEGLARHLFGAVEMRWIDTYFPFTNPSFELEIYFQEKWLEVLGCGVTEQEILKRSGKMNNVAWAFGLGLERLAMVLFEIPDIRLFWSTDERFSSQFSKGQLGIKFKPFSKYPPCYKDMSFWINKSFTENNLCEIVRGVAGDLVEEVTLIDDFTNEKGMTSHCYRIAYRSMERSLTDEEINEFQARPLSFCLAPHLAGVLLT; this comes from the exons ATGCTTATCCGAACGGCCCGTGCAGGAGCTCACCCTCGCCATTGCCGCTCCAGGGGTGTGGCAATGGCTGCAGCACTTGCTCAATGCATTTTCTTCTCTAAGCCCTCAGTCTTCCTTCGGACCAATAACTCGAGAGGCTTCACTTTCTCTGTACgtttctcttcctcttctcccTGCTCTTCTACTCTCTCTGCAGATAAGCTTCACCGCCAGAAATGGAGACAACCGGCGGTTTCGGTACTGGATATTGGCGGAGTCAAGATTTCTAAAGAAG ATTTGGTGAGGGATGACCCAACAAACAATGTACCAGATGCTATTTTttcaaaactagggatgcaacttCACATGAGGGATCGACATCCAATCGGGATTTTGAAGAATGCGATATATGACTATTTTGATAAAAATTACTCCAACAAATTTGATAAGTTCGATGATCTCTGCCCAATTGTATCTGTAAAAGAG AACTTTGATGGTGTCCTGGTACCTGCTGATCATGTGAGCAGGAGTTATAACGACACATATTATGTGGACTCTGGAACTGTCTTAAGGTGCCATACAAGTGCACATCAAGCTGAACTGTTAAGGAAGGGGCACTCCCATTTCCTTGTAACTGGAGATGTTTATCGTAGAGATTCTATTGATTCAACTCATTACCCAGTGTTCCATCAG ATGGAAGGGGTTTGTGTTTTTACACCACATGATTGGGAGGCATCTGGCATGGAACCTACATCTTATGCAGCAGGAGATTTAAAGAAATGCCTAGAGGGTTTGGCGCGGCATTTATTTG GTGCTGTGGAAATGCGCTGGATTGACACCTATTTTCCATTCACTAATCCATCATTCGAACTTGAGATATATTTCCAG GAAAAGTGGTTGGAGGTTTTGGGTTGTGGGGTGACAGAGCAGGAAATATTGAAGAGAAGTGGTAAAATGAATAATGTTGCTTGGGCTTTTGGGCTTGGATTGGAGCGGCTAGCAATGGTTTTATTTGAGATACCTGATATCCGTCTTTTCTGGTCAACTGATGAGCGGTTTTCCTCCCAA TTTTCCAAAGGTCAGCTTGGCATCAAGTTCAAACCATTTTCAAAG TATCCTCCTTGTTACAAAGACATGAGCTTCTGGATAAACAAATCATTCACCGAGAACAATCTATGTGAAATTGTGAGAGGAGTTGCAGGGGATCTTGTGGAGGAG GTGACACTGATCGACGATTTCACAAACGAGAAAGGAATGACCAGTCATTGTTACAGGATAGCATATCGGTCCATGGAACGTTCACTAACAGATGAGGAAATAAATGAGTTCCAGGCTCGTCCCCTCTCCTTTTGTCTCGCTCCCCATTTGGCAGGGGTTTTACTCACCTGA